In Zobellia roscoffensis, the following are encoded in one genomic region:
- the clpB gene encoding ATP-dependent chaperone ClpB, whose product MNFNNYTTKSQEAIQQAQQIAQGFGHQQIENEHLFKAIWEVDENVLPFILKKLNINVALLQQILEKELESFPKVSGGDIMISREAGKTLNEASSIAKKMEDEYVSIEHLLLAILKSSSKIAQILKDQGATEKDLKAAIGELRKGGKVTSQSAEDTYNSLDKYALNLNQLADNGKLDPVIGRDEEIRRILQILSRRTKNNPMLVGEPGTGKTAIAEGLAHRIIQGDVPENLKDKVIYSLDMGALIAGAKYKGEFEERLKSVIKEVTSSDGDIVLFIDEIHTLVGAGGGQGAMDAANILKPALARGELRAIGATTLDEYQKYFEKDKALERRFQKVIVNEPDTESAISILRGIKEKYEAHHKVRIKDEAVIAAVELSQRYITNRFLPDKAIDLIDEAASKLRMEINSKPEELDVLDRKIMQLEIEIEAIKRENDKAKLKLLNVDLANLKEDRNEIFAKWESEKSVVDEIQKTKQDIEEFKNEAERAERNGDYGKVAELRYGKIKEAQEKLQDLQKVLDEQQLGDTLIKEEVTNEDIAEVVAKWTGIPVTKMLQSEREKLLKLENVLHKRVIGQNEAIEAVSDAIRRSRAGLQDANRPIGSFLFLGTTGVGKTELAKTLASYLFDDENAMTRIDMSEYQERHSVSRLVGAPPGYVGYDEGGQLTEAVRRRPYSVVLLDEIEKAHPDTFNILLQVLDEGRLTDNKGRVADFKNTIIIMTSNMGSSIIQEKFENSKDPYSATEAARVEILGLLRKTIRPEFLNRIDDIIMFTPLSREDITKIVRLQLDSLKKNIAKQHITIDATDEAINYLANKGYDPQYGARPIKRVIQKDVLNNLSKELLSGNIKADSIVLIDSFDDALVFRNQDELVE is encoded by the coding sequence ATGAACTTTAATAATTATACTACAAAATCACAAGAGGCTATTCAGCAAGCCCAGCAGATTGCGCAGGGTTTTGGCCATCAGCAGATAGAGAACGAACATTTGTTCAAAGCAATCTGGGAGGTTGACGAAAACGTTCTGCCTTTTATTCTGAAAAAATTGAATATAAACGTTGCTTTGCTTCAGCAAATTTTAGAAAAAGAACTAGAAAGCTTTCCCAAAGTTTCTGGAGGGGATATTATGATATCCAGAGAAGCAGGAAAAACACTGAACGAGGCAAGTTCCATTGCTAAAAAAATGGAGGATGAATATGTTTCCATAGAGCATCTTTTGCTGGCCATTTTAAAATCTAGCAGTAAAATTGCCCAGATTTTAAAGGATCAAGGCGCTACCGAAAAAGACTTAAAAGCAGCTATAGGTGAACTTCGCAAAGGCGGTAAAGTAACCTCACAGAGTGCTGAAGACACTTATAATTCGCTTGACAAATATGCCCTTAACCTAAATCAGTTGGCAGATAACGGCAAGTTAGACCCGGTCATTGGGCGTGACGAGGAAATTCGTCGTATTCTTCAAATTTTATCCCGAAGAACCAAAAACAACCCTATGTTGGTTGGTGAGCCAGGTACAGGAAAAACGGCTATTGCAGAAGGTCTTGCACACCGGATTATCCAAGGAGATGTACCAGAAAACCTAAAGGATAAAGTCATTTATTCATTGGATATGGGTGCACTTATTGCAGGTGCTAAATATAAAGGTGAGTTTGAAGAAAGACTAAAATCTGTCATTAAAGAAGTAACATCTTCAGATGGTGATATTGTTTTATTCATTGATGAGATACATACCCTAGTTGGTGCAGGCGGCGGCCAAGGCGCAATGGACGCGGCCAATATTTTAAAGCCCGCATTGGCCCGTGGTGAACTCAGAGCCATTGGTGCAACCACATTAGATGAATACCAAAAGTATTTTGAAAAAGATAAAGCACTTGAAAGGCGTTTCCAAAAAGTAATAGTAAACGAGCCTGATACAGAAAGTGCCATTTCAATTCTTAGAGGTATAAAAGAAAAGTATGAGGCACATCATAAAGTCCGGATTAAGGATGAAGCAGTAATTGCTGCTGTTGAGCTATCTCAACGCTATATTACCAATCGGTTTTTACCAGATAAGGCTATTGATTTAATAGACGAGGCCGCATCAAAGCTCAGGATGGAAATTAACTCTAAACCGGAAGAATTAGATGTTCTTGACCGTAAGATTATGCAGCTCGAAATTGAAATTGAAGCAATAAAACGAGAAAACGACAAGGCCAAACTCAAGTTGCTGAATGTTGACTTAGCAAACCTTAAAGAAGACCGTAATGAAATCTTTGCGAAATGGGAAAGTGAAAAGTCCGTTGTTGATGAAATTCAAAAAACGAAGCAAGACATTGAAGAGTTTAAAAACGAAGCTGAACGTGCTGAACGTAATGGAGATTATGGTAAAGTAGCCGAACTTCGTTATGGCAAAATCAAAGAGGCACAAGAAAAACTTCAAGACCTTCAAAAGGTATTGGACGAGCAGCAATTGGGCGATACGCTGATTAAAGAAGAGGTTACCAACGAAGACATTGCGGAGGTTGTAGCAAAGTGGACAGGAATACCTGTGACCAAAATGTTGCAGAGCGAGCGTGAAAAACTTTTAAAATTAGAAAATGTCCTCCACAAAAGGGTGATTGGTCAAAACGAAGCCATTGAAGCTGTTTCGGATGCCATTAGAAGAAGTCGCGCTGGGCTGCAGGATGCAAATAGACCTATTGGTTCATTCTTGTTTTTAGGTACTACAGGTGTCGGTAAAACGGAGTTGGCAAAAACTCTAGCTTCATATTTATTTGATGATGAAAACGCAATGACCCGCATTGATATGAGCGAATACCAAGAACGACATTCAGTAAGCAGATTGGTTGGAGCTCCTCCAGGATATGTAGGCTATGATGAAGGTGGCCAATTGACGGAAGCAGTTCGTAGAAGGCCATATTCCGTGGTACTGCTTGATGAAATCGAGAAAGCACATCCGGATACTTTTAATATTTTATTGCAAGTGTTGGATGAAGGAAGGTTGACGGATAATAAAGGTAGGGTTGCTGATTTTAAGAACACCATTATCATTATGACCAGCAATATGGGTAGCTCTATTATTCAAGAGAAATTTGAAAATAGCAAAGACCCTTATAGTGCAACAGAAGCCGCACGTGTTGAAATTTTAGGCTTGCTACGTAAAACAATACGACCTGAATTTCTAAATCGTATTGATGATATTATCATGTTTACACCGCTTAGCCGGGAGGATATTACTAAAATTGTTAGACTTCAATTAGATAGTTTGAAGAAGAACATTGCTAAGCAACATATAACGATTGACGCTACGGACGAGGCCATAAATTATTTAGCAAATAAAGGATATGACCCACAATACGGAGCTCGACCAATAAAAAGGGTCATTCAGAAAGATGTTTTGAACAATCTCTCCAAAGAACTCTTGAGTGGCAACATAAAAGCGGATAGTATTGTGTTGATTGATTCATTTGATGATGCACTTGTATTTAGAAATCAAGATGAATTAGTGGAATAA
- the fahA gene encoding fumarylacetoacetase gives MSIYANDPSKKTWLPMSDQSDFPIQNIPFGVFLTRDDIITIGTRIGDYAIDLGALHQLGYFENIPLTDDIFLQDTLNDFISDGQKTWRLVRNRISEIFEASNETLKNNEDHKNVVLFSMDEIEMQLPVQVGDYTDFYSSKEHATNVGTMFRDPDNALLPNWLHIPVGYHGRSSTIIPSGTPIHRPMGQTLPKGETKPVFGPSRLVDFELEMAFITTDANVLGEPISVNEAEEYIFGMVVFNDWSARDIQKWEYVPLGPFLAKNFASSISPWIVTIDALQPFRVESTTQEPKPLPYLQQKERHSYDINLEVSIATENGNETTISKSNFKYMYWTMAQQLAHHTINGCIVNSGDMMGSGTISGPTPDSYGSMLELSWQGTKPVKLNDGSERKFIEDNDTVIMKGYCSNNDVRIGFGEVKTKLLPPFTPKKKS, from the coding sequence ATGTCTATATACGCGAACGACCCCTCAAAAAAAACATGGCTCCCCATGTCAGATCAATCAGATTTCCCTATACAGAATATACCCTTCGGGGTTTTCCTTACCCGTGATGATATTATTACAATAGGCACACGTATTGGAGACTATGCAATAGATTTAGGAGCTCTTCATCAACTTGGTTACTTTGAGAACATCCCGCTTACGGACGATATTTTTCTACAAGACACCCTAAACGATTTTATATCTGACGGACAAAAGACTTGGCGATTAGTTCGTAATCGTATTAGTGAAATTTTTGAGGCTTCTAACGAAACCCTTAAAAACAATGAAGATCATAAAAATGTAGTCTTATTTTCTATGGATGAGATTGAAATGCAATTGCCTGTACAAGTAGGTGATTATACAGATTTCTACTCCAGCAAAGAACACGCTACAAATGTTGGCACTATGTTCCGTGATCCGGATAATGCGTTATTACCCAACTGGCTTCATATACCTGTTGGGTATCATGGTAGAAGCTCCACCATTATACCCAGCGGAACACCTATTCACAGGCCCATGGGGCAGACCTTGCCAAAAGGTGAAACCAAGCCCGTTTTTGGACCATCGCGTTTGGTAGATTTTGAATTGGAGATGGCATTTATTACCACGGATGCCAATGTGCTAGGAGAACCTATTTCCGTAAATGAAGCCGAAGAATATATTTTTGGAATGGTAGTTTTTAATGATTGGAGCGCCCGTGATATCCAAAAATGGGAATATGTGCCTCTTGGACCATTTTTAGCAAAAAACTTTGCTTCATCTATATCTCCATGGATTGTAACCATAGACGCCCTTCAACCATTTCGTGTTGAAAGTACAACGCAAGAACCCAAGCCACTCCCCTATTTACAGCAAAAAGAGAGACATAGCTACGACATTAACCTTGAAGTAAGTATAGCAACCGAAAACGGTAACGAAACCACCATCTCAAAATCTAACTTTAAGTACATGTATTGGACCATGGCACAACAATTAGCCCACCATACAATTAACGGCTGTATTGTAAACAGTGGTGATATGATGGGTAGCGGAACCATATCCGGGCCAACCCCTGACTCTTACGGCTCCATGCTTGAACTATCATGGCAAGGCACCAAGCCTGTAAAACTAAATGATGGTTCTGAGCGTAAATTTATTGAAGACAATGACACCGTAATTATGAAAGGGTATTGCTCAAATAATGATGTACGCATCGGTTTTGGTGAAGTAAAAACAAAGCTTTTACCTCCTTTCACTCCAAAGAAAAAAAGTTAA
- the ytxJ gene encoding bacillithiol system redox-active protein YtxJ, producing MGLFNNIFGSKNEGENKKETKIPWIALTSVEQLSEIEKKSLTKPQVIFKHSTTCGISRMVLNMFTQNYAFEDGQMDFYFLDLHSYRQVSDETGYKFQVMHQSPQLLVIKNGGVVVHDSHGAIAEINLEKYL from the coding sequence ATGGGTCTCTTTAATAATATATTTGGAAGTAAAAATGAGGGTGAAAATAAAAAGGAAACTAAAATTCCTTGGATAGCACTTACTTCCGTTGAACAACTAAGTGAAATTGAAAAAAAGTCTTTAACGAAACCACAGGTGATATTTAAACATTCAACTACTTGTGGTATTAGCCGGATGGTTTTAAACATGTTTACTCAAAACTATGCCTTTGAAGATGGTCAAATGGATTTCTATTTTCTAGACTTGCACAGTTATCGTCAAGTTTCTGATGAAACGGGTTATAAATTTCAGGTCATGCACCAATCACCCCAGCTGCTGGTAATAAAAAATGGAGGAGTGGTTGTTCATGATTCCCATGGGGCAATTGCAGAAATTAACCTAGAAAAATACCTTTAA
- a CDS encoding TetR/AcrR family transcriptional regulator, with translation MSTKAERTTAFIIETVASVFNKHGYIGTSMSDLTEATGLTKGAIYGNFENKEALALSAYQYNSNLLLSKVDEVLAEKSNALDKIFNLTDFYRNYDSFTLSMGGCPILNTGVDAQHNNRLLVAANKEAIREMEGKIALVLENGVKNDEIKLPVTPSQFAKQLFTMTQGAIAMATMTSDKKYLTNTIAYLEVLIKKELKK, from the coding sequence ATGTCTACCAAAGCCGAAAGAACCACTGCCTTTATAATTGAAACTGTTGCCTCTGTTTTTAACAAACATGGTTACATAGGTACAAGTATGAGCGACCTAACCGAGGCCACTGGACTTACAAAAGGTGCTATTTATGGTAATTTTGAAAATAAGGAAGCCTTGGCATTATCGGCCTATCAATACAACAGTAACCTTCTTTTATCAAAAGTAGATGAAGTTTTGGCCGAGAAAAGCAATGCCTTGGACAAGATTTTTAACCTCACCGATTTTTATCGTAATTATGATTCGTTCACTTTGAGCATGGGCGGGTGTCCTATTTTAAATACAGGTGTAGATGCCCAACATAATAACAGGCTTCTGGTAGCAGCCAACAAAGAAGCCATACGAGAAATGGAAGGCAAAATTGCGCTCGTTCTTGAAAATGGCGTTAAGAACGATGAAATTAAACTGCCGGTTACACCTTCACAATTTGCGAAGCAACTTTTTACTATGACCCAAGGTGCAATTGCTATGGCAACTATGACCAGTGACAAAAAATACCTCACGAATACTATCGCTTACCTAGAGGTTTTAATAAAGAAAGAGCTTAAAAAGTAA